A genomic region of Macaca thibetana thibetana isolate TM-01 chromosome 14, ASM2454274v1, whole genome shotgun sequence contains the following coding sequences:
- the PATE4 gene encoding prostate and testis expressed protein 4, with amino-acid sequence MRKMNTLLLVSLSFLYLKEVMGLKCNTCIYTEGWKCMAGRGTCIAEENELCSTTAYFRGNKHMYSTHMCKYKCKEEKYSERGLLRVTLCCDRNFCNIF; translated from the exons ATGAGGAAAATGAACACACTGCTCCTCGTGAGCTTATCTTTTCTCTACCTCAAAGAGG TTATGGGTCTGAAGTGTAATACCTGCATATACACAGAAGGATGGAAGTGTATGGCAGGCCGAGGCACTtgcattgcagaagaaaatgagtTATGTTCAACAACAGCCTATTTCAGGG GAAACAAACATATGTACTCAACACATATGTGTAAGTATAAGTGCAAGGAAGAGAAGTACTCCGAAAGAGGCCTGTTGAGAGTGACACTGTGCTGTGACAGAAACTTCTGTAACATCTTCTAA